The following proteins are co-located in the Mycolicibacterium goodii genome:
- a CDS encoding enoyl-CoA hydratase/isomerase family protein gives MADLEYTVADGIGTILLNRPHRKNAFTLEMLDAWAAALREARTDPDVRVVLVTGAQGSFCSGVDLDDFAEITTTLGRQQVLQDRVHRVAAAAQDLDKPLIAAVDGVAVGAGMDMALACDLRLASTRARFSEGYVRVGLIPGDGGAHLLPRIVGQARALELLWTGRFVEADEALALGLVLSVHSPDEFPEAVSSLCRQLAAGPPVAIRAIKRLVRNGERVDFMTSLSMVAAEQAVVQSTQDSAEAVAAFREKRTPVFQGR, from the coding sequence ATGGCTGACCTCGAATACACCGTCGCCGACGGTATCGGCACCATCCTGCTCAACCGCCCCCACCGCAAGAACGCCTTCACCCTGGAAATGCTCGACGCGTGGGCCGCGGCCCTGCGTGAAGCCCGCACCGATCCCGACGTGCGCGTCGTCCTGGTCACCGGTGCACAGGGATCGTTCTGCAGCGGTGTGGATCTCGACGACTTCGCGGAGATCACGACAACTTTGGGCCGCCAGCAGGTTCTGCAGGACCGCGTGCACCGGGTCGCGGCCGCCGCACAGGATCTCGACAAACCGCTGATCGCCGCGGTCGACGGTGTCGCGGTCGGAGCGGGCATGGACATGGCGCTGGCGTGCGATCTGCGGTTGGCCTCGACGCGGGCGCGGTTCTCCGAAGGGTACGTCCGGGTCGGGTTGATCCCCGGTGACGGTGGCGCCCATCTGCTGCCCAGGATCGTCGGGCAGGCGCGGGCCCTGGAACTGTTGTGGACCGGACGGTTCGTCGAGGCCGACGAGGCGTTGGCGCTCGGTCTGGTGCTGTCGGTGCACTCTCCTGACGAGTTCCCCGAGGCCGTGTCATCGCTGTGCAGGCAGTTGGCGGCGGGGCCGCCGGTGGCGATCCGCGCGATCAAGCGCTTGGTGCGCAACGGTGAGCGCGTCGACTTCATGACGTCGTTGTCCATGGTCGCCGCCGAGCAGGCCGTGGTGCAGTCCACGCAGGATTCGGCCGAGGCCGTCGCCGCGTTCCGGGAGAAGAGGACGCCGGTCTTCCAGGGTCGATAG
- a CDS encoding MFS transporter — protein MTTSVEPQHSRGYYFRMVIAGSIGNMIEWYDWFVYTTFAIYFAGQFFPKGDTTAQLLNTAAIFAVGFLARPVGGWLLGRLSDRSGRKAGLTITVTMMSFSALLIAIAPNHGTAGYVGAAMLVVARILQGLSVGGEYATSAAYLTEVSKKKWRGLGGSFQYVSVTLGQIAGVSLLVILQLFLDDQQLQDWGWRIPFVIGAVAAVAVFYLRRGMHETDAYSTAEKQDSENRRGTLAEVWRHRKAAFVVLTLTLGGSVAYYTYTTYLSSYLVNSVGLSKEDAARVNFIALVVFLFLLPLGGYISDKVGRRPVLIFFGLGTTLFTYPILQGMQNQPTWLWCLIYTLVGLLFVAGYSSVNAVVKAELFPTEVRTVGVAIPYNIAQAVFGGTASYVALALRDEGHEP, from the coding sequence ATGACGACTTCTGTTGAACCGCAGCACTCGCGCGGCTATTACTTCCGAATGGTGATCGCCGGGTCCATCGGCAACATGATCGAGTGGTACGACTGGTTCGTCTACACCACGTTCGCCATCTACTTCGCCGGACAGTTCTTTCCCAAGGGGGACACCACCGCCCAACTGCTCAACACCGCAGCGATTTTCGCGGTCGGCTTCCTTGCCCGGCCCGTCGGCGGCTGGCTCTTGGGACGGTTGAGTGACCGCAGCGGGCGCAAGGCCGGTCTGACCATCACGGTCACGATGATGTCGTTCAGCGCGCTGCTCATCGCGATCGCGCCCAACCACGGCACCGCGGGCTATGTCGGTGCGGCCATGCTCGTCGTCGCACGGATCCTGCAAGGACTCTCGGTGGGCGGTGAGTATGCCACCTCGGCGGCCTATCTGACCGAGGTGTCGAAGAAGAAATGGCGTGGGCTGGGAGGAAGTTTCCAGTACGTCTCGGTCACACTCGGCCAGATCGCCGGTGTGTCGCTGTTGGTGATCCTGCAGTTGTTCCTCGATGACCAGCAGTTGCAGGACTGGGGATGGCGCATCCCGTTCGTCATCGGTGCGGTCGCCGCCGTCGCGGTGTTCTACCTGCGCCGCGGAATGCACGAAACCGACGCGTATTCGACGGCGGAAAAGCAGGACTCGGAAAATCGCCGCGGGACCCTCGCTGAGGTGTGGCGTCACCGCAAGGCCGCGTTCGTGGTGCTCACCCTCACCCTCGGCGGGTCGGTCGCGTACTACACGTACACCACGTACCTGTCGAGCTATCTGGTCAACAGCGTGGGCCTGTCCAAGGAAGACGCGGCGCGTGTCAACTTCATCGCGCTGGTGGTGTTCCTGTTCCTGCTGCCGCTGGGCGGCTACATCTCCGACAAGGTCGGTCGCCGGCCGGTGCTGATCTTCTTCGGGCTGGGCACAACGTTGTTCACGTACCCGATCCTGCAGGGCATGCAAAATCAGCCGACCTGGCTGTGGTGCCTGATCTACACGCTGGTCGGGCTGCTCTTCGTCGCGGGCTATTCATCGGTCAACGCGGTGGTGAAAGCCGAGTTGTTCCCGACCGAGGTCCGCACGGTGGGAGTGGCCATTCCCTACAACATCGCCCAGGCGGTCTTCGGCGGCACGGCTTCGTATGTCGCCCTGGCACTGCGGGATGAGGGTCATGAGCCCTGA
- a CDS encoding acyl-CoA dehydrogenase family protein: MSTSAGPAPAVDQALVDMMSGVFAAHRERFEPGDAGVAGLDELWRQLGELGLVRLTGSEESGGSGAGWPEAAELLRVAAWHGVSAPLAEHDLLACWLVETAGLPLDGSDQLRRTACLLDDSGRARKVPWASVSQRVVVLWRDGTGHRVADVDVAALSVTPGVNTAGEPRDDVVADVDALDGTSVSDAVIRQFRLRAALVRAIQVCAVLDRILESSVTHTTERFQFRRPLAKFQAVQNLVADIAAEAALARAATDGALAEAIRTDWSSDSLEFAVAVARSCVGHAASTVVRNAHQVHGAIGTTREHRLHEFTKPALAWRSEFGSVQYWDDVLTDFATAAGSEGLWALVTATRPEGSLA; this comes from the coding sequence ATGAGCACGTCTGCTGGGCCTGCACCGGCCGTCGACCAGGCACTGGTCGACATGATGTCCGGGGTGTTCGCGGCCCATCGTGAACGTTTCGAGCCGGGTGACGCCGGAGTCGCCGGCCTCGACGAATTGTGGCGGCAGCTGGGCGAACTCGGCCTGGTGCGGCTCACCGGGTCCGAGGAATCCGGCGGCAGCGGCGCGGGCTGGCCCGAGGCCGCCGAACTGCTGCGCGTCGCGGCCTGGCACGGCGTGAGTGCGCCGCTGGCCGAGCACGATCTGCTGGCCTGCTGGCTGGTGGAGACCGCCGGGCTGCCCCTCGACGGCTCAGACCAACTGCGCCGCACCGCATGTCTGCTCGACGACAGCGGTCGGGCGCGGAAAGTTCCGTGGGCCTCGGTGTCGCAGCGCGTGGTGGTGCTCTGGCGCGACGGGACCGGCCACCGGGTGGCCGATGTCGACGTGGCGGCGCTGTCGGTCACGCCCGGCGTCAACACCGCGGGTGAACCGCGCGACGACGTCGTCGCCGACGTCGACGCGCTCGACGGAACATCGGTGTCCGACGCGGTGATCCGGCAGTTCAGGTTGCGGGCCGCGCTGGTGCGCGCCATCCAGGTGTGCGCCGTCCTGGACCGCATCCTGGAGTCGTCGGTGACGCACACGACCGAAAGGTTCCAGTTCCGCAGGCCGTTGGCGAAGTTCCAGGCCGTGCAGAACCTCGTGGCCGACATCGCCGCCGAGGCCGCGCTGGCCCGCGCCGCGACCGACGGTGCGCTCGCCGAGGCCATTCGCACCGACTGGTCCTCGGACAGTTTGGAATTCGCGGTAGCGGTGGCCCGTTCGTGCGTGGGTCACGCCGCGTCGACCGTGGTGCGTAACGCCCATCAGGTACACGGCGCGATCGGGACCACCCGCGAGCACCGGCTGCACGAGTTCACCAAACCCGCCCTGGCCTGGCGTTCGGAGTTCGGCTCCGTGCAGTACTGGGACGACGTACTCACCGATTTCGCCACCGCCGCGGGGTCAGAGGGCCTGTGGGCCCTGGTCACCGCGACCCGCCCGGAAGGATCCCTCGCATGA
- a CDS encoding acyl-CoA dehydrogenase family protein → MTRLVPPVAGDPHELDELRWEVRQFVAEQQAAGKIDRYADSWLTGWDEDFSRALAARGWLGMTVPVEYGGHGRSHQERFVVTEELLAAGAPVGAHWIADRQIVPSLLKYGTEVQKRKFLPAIARGECYFGIGMSEPDSGSDLASVRTKAVRVDGGWRITGTKVWTSGAHLAHAFICLARTSPVDPAHRHDGLSQFIVDLRGEGVDIRPIISMNGKHHFNEVILDEAFVPDDMVFGTIGDGWQQVTSELSFERSGPERFLSTFPLLADVAGHMADGALPRHTDLGRYVARIAGLHQMSTAVAGALERHEPADTAAAVVKVLGTTTEGDIADFADLLGETDDEEYRTMLADAVVQRPGFTLRGGTNEVLRGVIARGLGMR, encoded by the coding sequence ATGACCAGGCTCGTACCGCCGGTGGCCGGCGATCCGCATGAGCTCGACGAATTGCGCTGGGAAGTAAGGCAATTCGTCGCCGAGCAGCAGGCGGCCGGGAAGATCGACCGCTACGCCGACAGCTGGCTGACCGGTTGGGACGAGGACTTCAGCCGGGCGCTCGCCGCGCGTGGCTGGCTCGGCATGACCGTTCCGGTCGAGTACGGCGGGCACGGTCGAAGCCACCAGGAGCGGTTCGTCGTCACCGAGGAACTGCTGGCTGCGGGCGCACCGGTCGGGGCGCACTGGATCGCCGATCGCCAGATCGTGCCGTCGCTGCTGAAGTACGGCACCGAGGTGCAGAAGCGTAAGTTCCTGCCCGCGATCGCAAGAGGCGAATGCTACTTCGGTATCGGCATGAGCGAACCGGACTCGGGCTCGGACCTGGCGAGTGTGCGTACCAAGGCCGTGCGGGTCGACGGCGGTTGGCGGATCACCGGCACCAAGGTGTGGACCTCGGGTGCGCATCTGGCGCACGCCTTCATCTGCCTGGCCCGCACGTCGCCGGTGGATCCCGCGCATCGTCACGACGGGCTGAGCCAGTTCATCGTCGACCTGCGCGGCGAGGGCGTCGACATCCGTCCCATCATTTCGATGAACGGCAAGCACCACTTCAACGAGGTCATCCTCGACGAGGCCTTTGTGCCCGACGACATGGTGTTCGGCACCATCGGCGACGGCTGGCAGCAGGTGACCTCGGAGCTGAGCTTCGAACGCAGTGGGCCGGAACGGTTCCTGTCCACCTTCCCGCTGCTCGCGGACGTGGCCGGCCACATGGCCGACGGCGCGCTGCCCCGGCACACCGACCTCGGCCGGTACGTCGCACGCATCGCGGGTCTTCATCAGATGTCGACGGCGGTCGCCGGGGCGCTCGAACGTCACGAACCCGCCGACACCGCAGCGGCCGTCGTCAAGGTGCTCGGCACCACCACAGAAGGTGACATCGCGGATTTCGCCGACCTGCTCGGCGAGACCGACGACGAGGAATACCGCACGATGCTCGCCGACGCCGTCGTCCAACGCCCCGGGTTCACCCTGCGCGGCGGTACCAACGAAGTTCTGCGCGGCGTCATCGCGCGGGGATTGGGGATGCGCTGA
- a CDS encoding CaiB/BaiF CoA transferase family protein — protein MHVTPGALTGLRVIDLTTVIMGPFATATLADLGADVIKVESLDGDMSRGIGARRHEGMGALTMNLQRNKRSIAVDLGSPDGRRVLDDLVRDADVLVTNLRPRSREKLGITYERLSEINPGLILCTAQAYGSQTEYRDHPAYDDIVQAASGAARLSELIDGAPRYAPYVIADKVVALYIVIAILAAAMEKKMTGRGQAVDVPMVDTMISFNLVEHLGGHTFAPAEGRFGWTRVLTPERVPHRTADGWICIMPYSAQNWRDFFTAAGRPDMVDNPRYATVDDRHRHMGELLTAVREVAPQRTTAEWLALCKSHGIPAADLLDLAEAHTDDYVVGQELLTKQDHPTEGEYYATRTPFAMSRTPVSLSRHAPLLGENTTEILTAMGYSEDQIAGLIDAGAVRTVSLAESEKTL, from the coding sequence ATGCACGTCACACCAGGTGCCCTGACAGGCCTGCGGGTGATCGACCTGACGACGGTGATCATGGGTCCGTTCGCGACCGCGACGCTGGCCGATCTCGGGGCCGACGTCATCAAGGTCGAGAGCCTCGACGGCGACATGAGCCGGGGTATCGGCGCCCGCAGGCATGAGGGCATGGGCGCGCTGACCATGAACCTGCAGCGCAACAAGCGCAGCATCGCGGTCGACCTCGGCAGCCCCGACGGCCGGCGGGTGCTCGACGACCTGGTGCGTGACGCCGACGTACTCGTCACCAATCTGCGGCCGCGGTCCCGCGAGAAGCTGGGGATCACCTACGAGCGGTTGTCCGAGATCAACCCCGGCCTGATTCTCTGCACCGCCCAGGCGTATGGATCGCAGACCGAATACCGCGACCATCCCGCCTACGACGACATCGTCCAGGCCGCGTCCGGTGCCGCGAGACTGTCCGAACTCATCGACGGCGCGCCGCGCTACGCGCCCTACGTCATCGCTGACAAGGTCGTCGCGCTCTACATCGTCATCGCGATCTTGGCCGCCGCGATGGAGAAGAAGATGACCGGTCGCGGCCAAGCGGTCGATGTCCCGATGGTCGACACCATGATCTCGTTCAACCTGGTTGAGCACCTCGGAGGACACACCTTCGCCCCCGCCGAGGGCCGGTTCGGCTGGACGCGCGTGCTCACCCCGGAGCGGGTGCCGCACCGTACCGCCGACGGCTGGATCTGCATCATGCCGTACTCGGCGCAGAACTGGCGCGACTTCTTCACCGCGGCCGGACGCCCCGACATGGTCGACAACCCCCGCTACGCCACGGTCGATGACCGGCACCGGCACATGGGTGAGTTGCTCACCGCGGTGCGCGAGGTGGCCCCGCAGCGGACCACCGCCGAGTGGCTCGCACTGTGCAAGTCCCACGGCATCCCCGCCGCGGATCTGCTGGACCTCGCCGAGGCGCACACCGACGACTACGTTGTAGGCCAGGAACTGCTCACCAAGCAGGACCACCCCACCGAGGGGGAGTACTACGCCACCCGAACCCCCTTCGCGATGTCGCGGACCCCGGTCTCGCTGTCGCGTCACGCGCCTCTGCTCGGAGAGAACACCACCGAAATCCTCACCGCCATGGGTTATTCGGAGGACCAGATCGCCGGTCTGATCGATGCGGGGGCCGTGCGCACGGTGTCCTTGGCGGAATCGGAGAAAACACTGTGA
- a CDS encoding IclR family transcriptional regulator: MPQPSDAKPRARHRTVDRIAEILEFAARSHDGTTLSEIAKHLGAPVSSVQSLVNGLVATGYLDEHNRRYVLGSAPYLLNRMAGREPVSTVTHADLQTIHERSGLTTVLSIAVGPNIFYVDYCSSDPRFAYLAENYVQRSLIRTSAGWVLLAGMEKRDQWAYLRGVDEDERPLIDRFFAMLPDIEQTGICAAPNASERGDGISIAVHENDKTVAAVGIISTNEEISSRRDELAGVLRESARQWSERPTV, translated from the coding sequence GTGCCCCAGCCATCCGACGCCAAGCCCCGAGCCCGGCACCGCACCGTCGACCGGATCGCCGAGATCCTTGAGTTCGCGGCCCGCTCACACGACGGCACCACCCTCAGCGAGATCGCCAAACACCTTGGCGCACCGGTGAGTTCCGTTCAGAGTCTGGTCAACGGCCTGGTTGCGACCGGCTACCTGGACGAGCACAACCGCCGGTACGTGCTGGGCAGCGCCCCATATCTGTTGAACCGGATGGCCGGACGCGAACCTGTCTCGACGGTGACCCATGCCGATCTGCAGACCATCCACGAGCGGTCCGGGCTGACCACCGTGCTCTCGATCGCGGTAGGGCCCAACATCTTCTACGTCGACTACTGCTCGTCGGATCCGCGATTCGCCTATCTCGCCGAGAACTACGTGCAGCGGTCACTGATCCGCACCTCGGCGGGTTGGGTTCTTCTCGCCGGCATGGAGAAACGCGACCAGTGGGCCTACCTTCGCGGCGTCGACGAGGACGAACGCCCCCTGATCGACCGGTTCTTCGCCATGCTCCCCGACATCGAGCAGACCGGCATCTGCGCCGCACCTAACGCGTCCGAGCGGGGCGACGGCATTTCGATCGCGGTGCACGAAAACGACAAAACCGTTGCCGCGGTGGGCATCATCTCCACCAACGAGGAGATCTCGTCACGTCGCGACGAACTGGCGGGCGTTCTGCGCGAGAGCGCCCGGCAGTGGTCGGAGCGGCCGACGGTGTGA
- the mrx1 gene encoding mycoredoxin Mrx1, with product MTTASSELIMYSTTWCGYCSRLKTALKAEGIPYTEVDIEGDPAAAEFVGSVNGGNHVVPTVKFPDGSTLTNPTIKQVKAKLG from the coding sequence ATGACTACTGCTTCCAGCGAACTCATCATGTACAGCACTACATGGTGCGGCTACTGCTCGCGCCTCAAGACCGCCCTCAAGGCCGAAGGGATTCCCTACACCGAGGTCGACATCGAGGGCGATCCTGCCGCAGCTGAGTTCGTCGGTTCGGTCAACGGCGGCAACCACGTGGTGCCGACGGTCAAGTTTCCCGACGGGTCCACCCTGACCAACCCGACCATCAAGCAGGTCAAGGCCAAGCTCGGCTGA
- the nudC gene encoding NAD(+) diphosphatase: protein MTDHRTFGLRNVPLLSRVGADRADTLRTDVDAALAGWPDALLLRVDRRNQVLIANGQVLLGKADEIADRPPEHAVFLGRLQDGRHVWAVRADLEAPEDSDLGTEVLDLRRAGQIFDDTSAQLVATASALLNWHDNARFSAIDGAPTRPAKGGWSRVNPLTGHEEFPRIDPAIICLVHDGHDRAVLARQTAWPERLFSILAGFVEAGESFETCVQREIAEEVGLTVTDVQYLGSQPWPFPRSLMVGFHAIGDPEQPFAYNDGEIAEAAWFTRDEIRRALDQGDWNSSSSSRLLLPGSISIAREIIESWAALD from the coding sequence ATGACCGACCACCGCACGTTCGGGCTGCGCAACGTCCCGCTGCTGTCCCGGGTCGGCGCCGACCGCGCCGACACCCTGCGCACCGACGTCGACGCCGCGCTGGCCGGGTGGCCCGACGCGCTGTTGCTGCGCGTCGATCGCCGCAACCAGGTGCTGATCGCCAACGGGCAGGTGTTGCTGGGCAAGGCCGACGAGATCGCAGACCGGCCGCCGGAGCACGCGGTGTTCCTGGGCCGTCTGCAGGACGGCAGACATGTGTGGGCGGTGCGTGCCGACCTGGAAGCTCCCGAGGATTCCGACCTGGGGACCGAGGTGCTCGATCTGCGTCGGGCCGGGCAGATCTTCGACGACACCAGTGCCCAGTTGGTGGCGACCGCCTCGGCGCTGCTGAACTGGCACGACAACGCACGCTTCAGCGCGATCGACGGGGCACCCACCCGGCCCGCCAAGGGGGGCTGGTCCCGGGTCAACCCGCTCACCGGCCACGAGGAGTTCCCCCGTATCGACCCCGCCATCATCTGTCTGGTGCACGACGGGCACGACCGCGCGGTACTGGCACGTCAGACGGCGTGGCCGGAGCGGCTGTTCTCGATCCTGGCGGGTTTCGTGGAGGCCGGCGAGTCGTTCGAGACGTGCGTGCAGCGCGAGATCGCCGAGGAGGTCGGGCTGACGGTCACCGACGTGCAGTACCTCGGCAGTCAACCGTGGCCGTTCCCGCGCTCGCTGATGGTCGGGTTCCACGCGATCGGCGATCCCGAGCAGCCGTTCGCCTACAACGACGGCGAGATCGCCGAGGCCGCGTGGTTCACCCGCGACGAGATCCGGCGGGCGCTCGACCAGGGCGACTGGAACAGCAGTTCGTCGTCGCGGCTGCTGCTACCCGGTTCGATCTCGATCGCCCGCGAGATCATCGAGTCGTGGGCCGCGCTCGACTGA
- a CDS encoding potassium channel family protein — MAKGRLRRRLAAIDPNLTSRPDAALVDVLRIPEPFVSPGRKIAMRVLYAAAALFAAVLIVYLDRDGYRDISDTPDASNPLSFLDCLYYATVSLSTTGYGDITPYTESARLVNVLVITPLRVAFLIVLIGTTVETLTTQSRQALKIQRWRSKVRNHTVVIGYGTKGRTAVAAMVGDDVAPADIVVVDENAAALERAKGAGLVTVHGDATKSDILRLASAQHAKAIIVATDDDASAVLVTLTARELAPKAKIIAAAREAENQHLLRQSGADSTVVSSETAGRLLGIATQTPSVVEMMEDLLTPDAGFAIAEREVSPKEEGGSPRHLHDIVLGVVREGRLVRVDDPAVDALEAGDRLLYIRSADAER; from the coding sequence GTGGCTAAAGGCAGGTTGCGGCGCCGCCTCGCCGCCATCGACCCGAATCTGACCTCGCGGCCAGACGCCGCGCTCGTCGACGTGCTGCGGATTCCCGAACCGTTCGTCAGCCCCGGCCGCAAGATTGCGATGCGCGTGCTCTACGCCGCCGCGGCGCTGTTCGCGGCGGTGCTGATCGTCTACCTGGACCGGGACGGCTACCGTGACATCAGCGACACCCCGGACGCGAGCAATCCGCTGTCGTTCCTGGACTGCCTCTACTACGCGACGGTCTCGTTGTCGACGACCGGCTACGGCGACATCACGCCGTACACCGAGTCCGCGCGCCTGGTCAACGTCCTGGTCATCACGCCGCTGCGGGTGGCGTTCCTGATCGTCCTCATCGGTACAACGGTGGAAACGCTGACCACCCAGTCGCGGCAGGCGCTGAAAATCCAGCGATGGAGGAGCAAAGTGCGCAACCACACCGTGGTGATCGGATACGGCACCAAGGGTCGTACGGCGGTGGCGGCCATGGTCGGAGATGACGTCGCACCGGCCGACATCGTCGTCGTCGACGAGAACGCCGCCGCGCTGGAGCGGGCGAAAGGTGCCGGGTTGGTCACCGTGCACGGTGACGCGACGAAGTCCGACATCCTCCGGCTCGCGAGTGCCCAGCACGCCAAGGCGATCATCGTCGCCACCGACGACGACGCGAGCGCGGTGCTGGTGACGCTGACCGCGCGGGAGCTGGCCCCCAAGGCGAAGATCATCGCCGCGGCGCGCGAGGCCGAGAACCAGCACCTGCTGCGGCAGTCGGGCGCGGATTCGACGGTGGTGTCCTCGGAGACCGCGGGCCGACTGCTTGGCATCGCCACGCAGACCCCCAGCGTGGTCGAGATGATGGAGGATCTGCTGACCCCCGACGCCGGGTTCGCGATCGCCGAACGGGAGGTCAGCCCGAAGGAGGAGGGTGGCTCGCCGCGCCATCTGCACGACATCGTGCTCGGTGTGGTGCGTGAGGGTCGCCTGGTCCGGGTCGACGACCCCGCGGTCGACGCGCTCGAAGCCGGCGACCGCCTGCTCTACATCCGTAGCGCGGACGCCGAACGATGA
- a CDS encoding VIT family protein, translating into MDRSAHAAEPHIGSVASRLNWLRAGVLGANDGIVSTVGIVVGVAAATASREPILTAGIAGLAAGAVSMALGEYVSVSTQRDTERALLNEERRELRDDPEAELAELAAIYEGKGLSPATARAVAEELSDHDAFAAHAEIELGIDPTELTNPWQAAMSSALAFTTGALLPLIAILVPPTTARVPVTVAAVLLALILTGAVSAGLGGAPKGRAVLRNMIGGGLALAITYAIGLLVGTAVT; encoded by the coding sequence GTGGACAGATCCGCCCATGCCGCAGAGCCACACATCGGTTCGGTCGCATCGAGACTCAACTGGTTGCGGGCCGGCGTCCTGGGAGCCAACGACGGGATCGTCTCCACCGTGGGCATCGTCGTCGGCGTCGCCGCCGCGACCGCGTCGCGGGAGCCGATCCTGACCGCGGGCATCGCCGGCCTGGCCGCCGGTGCGGTGTCGATGGCCCTCGGCGAATACGTCTCGGTGAGCACCCAGCGCGACACCGAACGCGCACTGCTCAACGAGGAACGACGGGAACTGCGCGACGACCCGGAAGCCGAGCTGGCCGAACTCGCGGCGATCTACGAAGGCAAAGGGCTGTCACCGGCCACCGCGCGCGCCGTCGCCGAGGAACTCAGCGACCATGACGCGTTCGCCGCGCACGCCGAGATCGAACTGGGTATCGACCCCACCGAACTGACCAACCCGTGGCAGGCGGCGATGTCCTCGGCGTTGGCCTTCACCACCGGCGCGTTGCTGCCGTTGATCGCGATCCTGGTGCCCCCGACCACCGCCCGCGTGCCGGTGACCGTGGCGGCGGTGCTGCTCGCCCTCATCCTCACCGGCGCCGTGTCCGCCGGTCTGGGTGGTGCACCGAAGGGCCGCGCGGTGCTGCGCAACATGATCGGCGGTGGCCTGGCGCTCGCGATCACATATGCGATCGGTCTGCTGGTCGGGACCGCGGTCACCTGA
- a CDS encoding DUF2231 domain-containing protein, whose translation MTVINGMPAHVLLVHALVILAPLTAVLEIVCALWPAVRRGHMLWLTVILAAVVAVLTPITTEAGEWLYDQSPGHAPVLEQHAELGDTMIYVAVALLVAALALVALWFAERRDNARMLFRVGVAVVAVLVGIGAIIQVYRIGDAGARAVWGSEITATGQFSSAADGSTAGVASNFTSSSASGRVSGMTV comes from the coding sequence GTGACAGTCATCAACGGCATGCCGGCCCACGTCCTGCTCGTCCACGCTCTGGTGATCCTGGCACCGCTCACCGCGGTGCTGGAGATCGTGTGCGCCCTGTGGCCCGCGGTGCGGCGCGGCCACATGTTGTGGCTGACGGTGATCCTCGCGGCCGTGGTGGCGGTGTTGACGCCGATCACCACCGAGGCCGGCGAATGGCTCTACGACCAGTCTCCCGGCCACGCGCCCGTACTCGAACAGCACGCCGAACTCGGCGACACCATGATCTACGTCGCCGTGGCCCTTCTGGTCGCCGCGCTGGCGCTGGTCGCGCTGTGGTTCGCCGAGCGCCGCGACAACGCCCGCATGCTGTTCCGCGTCGGCGTCGCGGTGGTGGCGGTACTGGTCGGCATCGGCGCGATCATCCAGGTGTACCGCATCGGGGACGCCGGGGCGCGCGCGGTGTGGGGTTCGGAGATCACCGCGACCGGTCAGTTTTCGTCCGCGGCCGACGGGTCGACGGCCGGCGTGGCGAGCAACTTCACGAGTTCGTCTGCGTCGGGCAGGGTCTCGGGGATGACGGTCTGA